In Lonchura striata isolate bLonStr1 chromosome 14, bLonStr1.mat, whole genome shotgun sequence, one genomic interval encodes:
- the APOOL gene encoding MICOS complex subunit MIC27, protein MAAKVAKLAAVSSGLPFVCITVYAATEKESKSQLVKPDKLPIYSAPPLSSRYVEEQPGLLQQQLTALRRTTGRYFGWCQSVYVFVKNGIMDSIQFGKDAYVYLNNPPPEFLPKAAVITVSGLAGAVLARKGSRFKKIAYPLGLTTVGYSVCYPAQSVVIAKVTGKKLLCASHQTYEAVRSLWADKETVTKLQQESKPIMQEDKKKKGISTIKPESAVESRSLNRTESFPVESWSNEDPVPSSGAVKTSKFKPDPKLTDHGQSSPEDVDMYSTRS, encoded by the exons ATGGCGGCCAAG GTGGCAAAGCTGGCAGCTGTTTCTTCTGGGCTGCCATTTGTATGTATTACTGTAtatgcagcaacagaaaaggAATCAAAAAGTCAGCTGGTGAAGCCAGATAAG cTCCCCATTTACAGCGCGCCCCCCCTGAGCTCCAGGTACGTCGAGGAGCAGccggggctcctgcagcagcagctcacggCCCTGCGGAGGACGACCGGCCGCTATTTTGGGTGGTGCCAG AGTGTCTATGTCTTTGTTAAAAATGGAATAATGGATTCAATTCAATTTGGAAAAG aTGCTTATGTTTACCTGAACAACCCCCCGCcggaatttcttcccaaagcTGCTGTAATTACAGTGTCAGGCCTGGCTGGTGCAGTGCTGGCAAGAAAAG GTTCTAGATTTAAGAAAATTGCTTATCCATTGGGACTTACTACTGTAGGATATTCTGTTTGTTACCCAGCTCAGTCAGTGGTCATTGCTAAG gTAACAGGGAAAAAGTTACTTTGTGCGAGTCATCAGACCTATGAGGCTGTGAGGTCACTGTGGGCAGACAAGGAAACTGTCACCAAG TTGCAGCAAGAGTCAAAACCAATTATGCAAGAagataagaaaaagaagggaattTCTACTATCAAACCTGAGTCTGCTGTTGAGTCAAGATCACTTAATAGAACAGAATCTTTTCCAGTAGAGTCTTGGAGTAATGAAGATCCAGTGCCTTCATCAG GAGCAGTGAAGACATCAAAATTTAAGCCTGATCCAAAACTTACGGACCATGGTCAGTCCAGCCCAGAAGATGTGGACATGTACAGCACCAGGAGCTAA